A window from Shewanella livingstonensis encodes these proteins:
- a CDS encoding EAL domain-containing protein, producing the protein MGLSKSFQLVLFIVFGLLIYRIYTVENNEVQEQGEIARANYQQYVQTIEQWHGSGEALYQLMSKDFSFQFFQYIHNVDSNNNFTHGSLLRPADDFASQIFNIELGHVQNFPDGRLQVRLDTASVLSTSFNDLEQTAILLITAYVSLMLLFALLIQLHRRRINYAAEYIVHIPDLSFLAIEQSRFPGVLNPIGKALETCRSQLKLSLDRVRKENELLTKAAYQDPVSGFSTRQRFTQHIDAISKTDKQQYGVLVVVKAAELASVNQLHGRAAGDDYLAKLATCIRKSVTNLGLSECFRVSSGDFAVFIDSITLKEGERFLEQLKRYLDEYAQSTKSDSIAHAGMVPYQQGNEPLALMALADTAVSVAQTLGPNRYYQLEKLSGNEQFGTDHWKITIDDLISRRSVKFYQQPIQPCNNATEVYRELLARFYNAEGKHLPTTTVIAMAERYGMSVELDKMIVTQTIKILSENPSISGNMGVNISASSALQDSFTMWLKDILSKHRGTAARLVFEVNESGMQTNLESSHQFVSEIHKAGAKVAIERFGLGFTSFKFFREVRPDFIKLDSSYSDNIEQDNNNKFFVRMIVDIAKRISIRVIATGVEKQDEKLTLEKLLVDGLQGYYIAKPELLLNKQ; encoded by the coding sequence ATGGGCTTATCGAAATCCTTTCAGCTGGTTCTTTTTATCGTTTTCGGTTTATTAATTTACCGAATTTATACGGTGGAAAATAATGAAGTACAAGAACAAGGTGAAATAGCACGTGCAAATTATCAGCAATATGTGCAAACCATTGAACAATGGCATGGTAGCGGAGAAGCGTTATACCAGCTCATGTCAAAAGACTTCTCTTTTCAGTTTTTTCAATATATTCATAATGTCGACAGTAATAACAATTTTACTCACGGAAGCTTACTCCGCCCTGCTGATGATTTCGCTAGCCAAATTTTTAACATTGAATTAGGTCATGTACAAAACTTTCCCGACGGTCGCCTGCAGGTTAGGTTAGACACCGCAAGCGTGTTATCAACCAGCTTTAATGACTTAGAACAAACAGCTATCTTATTGATTACCGCGTATGTGTCGTTGATGCTGTTATTTGCGCTGCTAATTCAATTACATCGCCGAAGAATAAATTATGCTGCTGAATACATTGTCCATATTCCGGACTTGTCGTTCCTCGCTATTGAGCAATCTCGCTTCCCTGGGGTACTCAATCCCATCGGTAAAGCATTAGAAACCTGTCGCAGCCAATTAAAACTCAGCTTAGATCGCGTTCGTAAAGAGAATGAACTATTAACGAAAGCAGCATATCAAGATCCTGTTAGTGGATTTTCAACACGACAACGCTTTACCCAGCATATTGACGCTATTAGTAAAACGGATAAGCAACAGTATGGTGTTCTGGTTGTGGTTAAGGCTGCTGAGCTTGCAAGTGTTAACCAATTACATGGCCGTGCTGCAGGTGATGATTATTTAGCAAAGCTGGCTACTTGCATTCGAAAATCTGTTACTAATCTTGGATTAAGCGAATGCTTTCGAGTCTCTAGCGGTGATTTTGCCGTGTTTATTGACAGCATTACCCTTAAAGAAGGTGAACGGTTCTTAGAACAACTTAAACGTTATCTTGACGAGTATGCACAAAGCACAAAAAGTGATTCCATTGCGCATGCTGGTATGGTGCCCTATCAGCAAGGAAACGAGCCATTAGCATTGATGGCATTAGCCGATACAGCCGTGAGTGTGGCGCAAACGCTGGGGCCTAATCGTTATTACCAGTTAGAAAAACTATCGGGTAATGAACAGTTTGGAACCGATCATTGGAAGATCACCATCGACGACTTGATCAGTCGCAGAAGCGTTAAGTTTTATCAACAACCTATCCAACCCTGTAATAATGCCACCGAAGTCTATCGTGAATTATTAGCTCGATTTTATAATGCCGAAGGTAAACATTTACCTACCACCACCGTGATAGCTATGGCTGAACGATATGGTATGAGCGTTGAGTTAGATAAAATGATTGTAACCCAAACGATTAAGATCCTCAGTGAAAATCCAAGTATTTCGGGCAATATGGGAGTCAATATCAGTGCTTCCTCCGCACTGCAAGACAGTTTTACCATGTGGCTTAAAGACATATTATCTAAACATCGTGGCACAGCGGCTCGATTAGTGTTTGAGGTTAATGAGTCAGGAATGCAGACTAATTTAGAGTCAAGCCATCAATTTGTTAGCGAGATCCACAAAGCAGGAGCAAAAGTGGCTATTGAACGTTTTGGTTTAGGCTTTACATCATTTAAATTTTTCCGTGAAGTACGTCCTGACTTTATCAAGTTAGACAGCAGTTACAGTGACAATATAGAACAAGACAACAACAATAAGTTCTTTGTAAGAATGATTGTAGATATCGCTAAACGCATCAGTATCCGCGTGATTGCAACTGGGGTTGAAAAACAAGACGAAAAACTGACTCTAGAAAAACTATTAGTGGATGGTCTACAAGGATATTATATTGCCAAACCTGAATTATTGTTAAATAAACAGTAA
- the uvrB gene encoding excinuclease ABC subunit UvrB yields MSESVFSLESKFEPAGDQPTAIKKLVDGLEAGVASQTLLGVTGSGKTYTIANVIKQMGRPTIIMAPNKTLAAQLYGEMKEFFPHNAVEYFVSYYDYYQPEAYVPASNTFIEKDASVNAHIEQMRLSATKALLERKDVVLIASVSAIYGLGDPDSYMKMLLHLRQGDFMGQRDILIRLSELQYKRNDIELQRGTYRVRGEVIDIFPAESEREAIRIELFDDEIERLSEFDPLTGQINKRIARTTIYPKTHYVTPREKIVAATEDIKQELRERRQYLLDNNKLIEAQRITERVQYDIEMMVELGYCSGIENYSRYLSGRSPGDGPPTLLDYLPADGLLIIDESHVTVPQIGAMYKGDRSRKMNLVEYGFRLPSALDNRPLMFEEFERLMPQTIFVSATPSLYELEKSTGEIAEQVVRPTGLLDPVLEVRPVGIQVDDLLSEIHKRVAVNERVLVTTLTKRMSEDLSEYLDEHGVKVRYLHSDIDTVERVEIIRDLRLGRFDVLIGINLLREGLDLPEVSLVCILDADKEGFLRSERSLIQTIGRAARNVNGKVILYADRITNSMAKAMDETERRREKQHLHNIANGIVPRGVVKSITDVMDIGDTNFSKGTRKNHSKFAEVAEERAKYTSIADLSHQIDKLEKQMHEHAKNLEFEQAAAVRDDVKHLRDLIIVNS; encoded by the coding sequence GTGTCAGAGTCAGTATTTTCCCTAGAGTCCAAATTTGAACCCGCCGGCGATCAACCTACAGCGATAAAAAAATTAGTTGATGGTTTAGAAGCTGGTGTAGCGAGCCAAACATTATTGGGTGTGACGGGATCCGGTAAAACATACACCATAGCGAATGTGATTAAGCAAATGGGCCGGCCGACCATCATCATGGCGCCTAACAAAACCCTTGCGGCGCAACTTTACGGTGAAATGAAAGAGTTTTTCCCGCACAACGCGGTTGAATACTTTGTTTCTTACTATGATTACTATCAACCAGAAGCGTATGTACCCGCGTCTAACACCTTTATAGAAAAAGATGCATCAGTCAATGCTCACATTGAGCAAATGCGTTTATCGGCCACTAAGGCGCTATTAGAACGTAAAGATGTGGTACTCATTGCCTCAGTATCGGCTATATATGGTTTGGGTGACCCCGATTCATATATGAAAATGTTACTGCATTTGCGCCAAGGTGATTTTATGGGGCAACGTGATATTCTCATTCGACTCAGTGAACTGCAATACAAACGTAATGATATTGAATTACAACGTGGAACATATCGAGTTCGCGGTGAAGTGATCGATATTTTTCCGGCAGAATCAGAACGCGAAGCCATTCGAATTGAATTATTTGATGATGAAATTGAACGCTTAAGCGAATTTGATCCATTAACTGGACAGATTAACAAGCGGATTGCGCGTACCACTATTTATCCGAAAACCCATTATGTGACGCCCCGAGAAAAAATTGTTGCTGCAACTGAAGATATTAAACAAGAACTGCGCGAACGTCGCCAATATTTACTCGACAACAACAAATTGATTGAAGCTCAGCGGATCACCGAGCGGGTACAATACGACATTGAAATGATGGTCGAGTTAGGCTATTGCTCAGGAATCGAAAATTATTCACGATATTTATCCGGTCGATCACCTGGAGATGGTCCACCAACACTATTAGATTATTTACCTGCGGATGGTTTACTGATTATTGATGAGTCACACGTGACGGTGCCGCAAATTGGTGCTATGTACAAAGGTGATAGAAGTCGAAAAATGAATTTAGTCGAGTATGGTTTTCGATTGCCATCAGCATTAGACAATCGTCCATTGATGTTTGAAGAATTTGAGCGGTTAATGCCGCAAACTATTTTTGTGTCGGCTACGCCCAGTTTATATGAACTTGAAAAAAGCACTGGCGAGATAGCAGAGCAGGTGGTGAGACCAACTGGACTACTCGACCCTGTACTTGAAGTTCGCCCGGTTGGTATTCAAGTTGACGATTTGTTGTCTGAGATCCACAAACGCGTGGCGGTGAATGAAAGGGTACTCGTGACCACTTTAACTAAGCGGATGTCAGAAGACCTCAGTGAGTATCTTGACGAACATGGCGTCAAGGTTCGTTATCTGCATTCTGATATTGATACCGTGGAGCGAGTTGAAATTATTCGTGATTTACGATTAGGACGTTTTGACGTACTGATTGGGATTAACTTATTGCGTGAAGGTCTTGATTTACCTGAAGTGTCATTAGTGTGTATTTTAGATGCCGATAAAGAGGGCTTTTTACGTTCCGAGCGTTCACTTATTCAGACCATAGGTCGCGCAGCTCGTAATGTTAACGGTAAAGTTATTTTGTATGCCGATCGCATAACAAACTCTATGGCTAAAGCCATGGATGAAACTGAGCGCCGACGAGAAAAGCAGCACTTGCACAATATTGCTAATGGCATTGTGCCCCGCGGAGTTGTAAAAAGTATTACCGATGTGATGGATATTGGTGATACTAACTTCAGTAAAGGGACGCGTAAAAATCACTCTAAATTTGCTGAAGTAGCCGAAGAACGTGCTAAATACACCAGTATTGCCGATTTGAGTCATCAAATTGATAAACTGGAGAAGCAAATGCACGAACATGCTAAAAACTTAGAGTTTGAGCAAGCTGCAGCGGTGCGGGATGATGTTAAACATTTACGCGATCTGATTATTGTTAACAGCTAA
- a CDS encoding methyl-accepting chemotaxis protein translates to MNMKFSIKRMLQITMMLTLTSLILLSWVMSVQQSRIHVNVEKEELQVNAIFALKDTRYYVVQIQQFLTDVGATKSDEAKSEALESKQGALQQIDELIKYAPEFAMQAQNIKRQVNSLYDSGIKMADAYLTQGTEAGNSLMKDPGGFDDAAGDLAENLDQLAQQLDEQFTATVIETLIATTSAARVQLWGSIVLGLFIVIMMMVLYQRILTPLKKLDDSMRNVASGAKDLTARLDDSGDDEISKVASSFNIFVANICELIIDFNGNTQQLGTTSVQLASASNETLNGMQRLQSETEQVATAMNQMQVTVIEVANNAELAAQAAQDSDAQALHGDNVVKQTIISIDHLAKGVEQAANALHQLQKDTDNIGTILDVIRGIADQTNLLALNAAIEAARAGEQGRGFAVVADEVRTLAKRTQDSTNQIQQMIGQLQSGVKGAVTVMTSSREQAINSTKQAAQAGDALTQITQSVAIIANMATQIATAAEQQTAVSDEINRNIVNISDESRLTVANALQSNTASIQVDQLSQQLRDQIGQFKIK, encoded by the coding sequence ATGAATATGAAGTTCTCCATCAAGAGAATGCTCCAAATTACCATGATGCTGACTTTAACGTCACTTATCTTGTTATCTTGGGTTATGAGTGTTCAGCAATCACGAATACATGTGAATGTTGAAAAAGAAGAGCTGCAAGTAAATGCTATATTTGCTTTAAAAGACACTCGTTACTATGTTGTACAAATACAACAATTTTTAACCGATGTGGGGGCAACTAAAAGTGATGAAGCAAAATCTGAAGCACTTGAAAGCAAGCAAGGAGCTCTACAACAGATTGATGAGTTGATTAAATACGCTCCTGAATTTGCCATGCAGGCTCAAAACATTAAACGCCAAGTCAATTCTTTGTATGATTCAGGTATAAAAATGGCCGATGCCTATTTAACTCAAGGCACCGAAGCAGGCAATTCATTAATGAAAGACCCTGGTGGCTTTGATGATGCTGCAGGAGACTTAGCAGAAAACTTAGATCAATTGGCACAACAACTTGATGAACAATTTACTGCAACTGTTATTGAAACGCTTATCGCAACCACTTCAGCAGCAAGGGTACAATTATGGGGCAGCATTGTCCTCGGGTTATTTATTGTGATCATGATGATGGTACTTTACCAACGCATATTAACCCCACTGAAAAAACTTGATGATTCAATGCGCAATGTGGCATCTGGAGCAAAAGATCTAACGGCAAGGTTAGACGATAGTGGCGATGATGAAATTTCTAAGGTGGCATCAAGCTTTAATATATTTGTTGCTAATATTTGTGAGTTGATCATCGATTTTAATGGTAATACCCAACAATTAGGCACAACAAGTGTTCAGTTGGCTTCTGCCAGTAACGAAACCTTAAATGGAATGCAACGGTTACAAAGTGAAACGGAACAAGTCGCCACCGCAATGAATCAAATGCAAGTAACCGTTATTGAAGTGGCAAACAATGCTGAGTTAGCCGCTCAAGCAGCACAAGACTCAGATGCACAAGCGCTTCATGGTGATAACGTTGTAAAGCAAACGATTATTTCAATTGACCATCTTGCTAAAGGTGTTGAACAAGCGGCTAATGCACTGCACCAACTGCAAAAAGATACCGACAATATTGGTACTATTTTAGACGTAATCCGAGGGATTGCAGATCAGACCAACTTACTGGCATTAAATGCTGCAATTGAGGCTGCTCGAGCTGGTGAACAAGGACGAGGTTTTGCTGTGGTCGCTGATGAAGTTCGAACTTTAGCTAAACGTACTCAAGATTCAACTAATCAAATCCAGCAAATGATCGGTCAATTGCAGTCTGGCGTAAAAGGGGCGGTGACAGTAATGACATCCAGTCGTGAACAAGCCATAAACAGCACAAAGCAAGCCGCACAAGCGGGTGATGCGCTAACTCAAATTACTCAGTCTGTAGCGATTATCGCCAATATGGCGACTCAAATAGCAACCGCAGCAGAACAACAAACGGCTGTAAGTGATGAAATAAATCGTAATATTGTTAATATTAGTGATGAATCGCGATTAACCGTCGCCAATGCCCTGCAATCAAATACTGCCAGTATCCAAGTTGACCAATTATCACAACAGTTAAGAGATCAGATAGGTCAATTTAAAATAAAATGA
- the asnS gene encoding asparagine--tRNA ligase, producing MSIASVASVFKAEHAVGSQVTVRGWVRTRRDSKAGISFLAVYDGSCFDPIQGVVPNSLANYNDDVLKLTAGCSVVMTGEVVASPGAGQAFELQVSEIVVTGFVDDPDTYPMSAKRHSIEHLRELAHLRPRTNIIGAVARVRNCLSQAIHRFYHQEGFIWVSTPLITASDCEGAGEMFRVSTLDMENLPRTDAGKVDYDKDFFGKEAFLTVSGQLNAETYACALSKVYTFGPTFRAENSNTTRHLAEFWMVEPEVAFATLDDAAELAEKMLKFAFKAVLEERMDDLTFFNERVDKTVIERLQAFVSSDFAQVDYTEAVEILKNCGKKFEFAVEWGIDLQSEHERYLAEEHFKAPVVVKNYPKDIKAFYMRLNDDGKTVAAMDVLAPGIGEIIGGAQREERLDVLDARLAEMELSQEDYWWYRDLRRYGTVPHSGFGLGFERLVSYVTGVNNIRDVIPFPRAPRSASF from the coding sequence ATGAGCATTGCATCTGTCGCTTCTGTATTTAAAGCTGAACACGCCGTTGGTTCGCAAGTCACCGTTCGTGGCTGGGTAAGAACTCGCCGTGATTCAAAAGCGGGTATCTCTTTCTTGGCCGTGTATGACGGTTCATGTTTTGACCCAATTCAAGGTGTCGTACCAAATAGCCTAGCCAATTACAATGACGATGTATTGAAATTGACTGCTGGCTGCTCTGTCGTTATGACAGGTGAAGTGGTTGCCTCTCCGGGTGCCGGTCAAGCATTTGAATTACAAGTATCTGAAATTGTGGTCACGGGTTTTGTTGATGATCCTGATACTTACCCAATGTCGGCTAAACGTCATTCTATTGAGCATTTACGTGAACTTGCCCATTTACGTCCACGCACCAACATTATTGGTGCCGTAGCCCGAGTACGTAACTGTTTATCGCAAGCTATTCACCGTTTCTATCATCAAGAGGGTTTTATTTGGGTATCAACCCCGCTTATTACCGCTTCTGATTGTGAAGGTGCGGGTGAAATGTTCCGCGTGTCGACCTTGGACATGGAAAACTTACCACGCACTGACGCGGGTAAAGTTGATTACGATAAAGATTTCTTCGGTAAAGAAGCATTTTTAACTGTTTCAGGTCAGTTGAACGCTGAAACCTATGCTTGTGCATTATCTAAAGTGTATACCTTTGGGCCAACTTTCCGTGCTGAAAACTCAAATACGACTCGCCACCTTGCCGAATTTTGGATGGTTGAACCTGAAGTGGCATTCGCCACATTAGACGACGCTGCTGAATTAGCCGAAAAAATGCTTAAATTCGCTTTTAAAGCGGTACTTGAAGAACGTATGGATGACTTAACCTTCTTTAACGAACGTGTTGATAAAACCGTTATTGAACGTTTACAAGCCTTTGTTAGCAGTGATTTCGCGCAAGTGGACTACACTGAAGCGGTTGAAATCCTTAAAAACTGTGGTAAGAAGTTTGAGTTCGCAGTGGAATGGGGTATCGATTTACAGTCTGAACATGAGCGCTACTTAGCTGAAGAACACTTTAAAGCGCCAGTAGTGGTTAAAAATTACCCTAAAGACATTAAAGCTTTCTACATGCGCTTAAACGATGATGGTAAGACTGTTGCCGCAATGGACGTGTTGGCACCAGGCATCGGTGAGATTATCGGTGGCGCACAACGTGAAGAGCGTTTAGACGTGCTTGATGCTCGCTTAGCTGAAATGGAATTAAGCCAAGAAGATTACTGGTGGTACCGTGACTTACGTCGTTATGGCACCGTGCCTCATTCTGGTTTTGGTTTAGGTTTTGAGCGTTTAGTATCGTATGTGACTGGTGTTAATAACATTCGTGATGTTATTCCATTCCCACGAGCACCTCGCTCAGCAAGTTTCTAA
- a CDS encoding CoA pyrophosphatase: MNKHEFTLRYNLHNLRATITSAPLSYLGRQAAVLIAVMEIEQQLHIILTRRPMHLRHHPGQISFPGGKVEPEDIDMIHTALREAHEEIGLLADNVDILGVFPAHKTFTGFEITPVVAMVKQPFELMLDPGEVDDCFLVPLSFFIERNNRHNMFHYRHGARYKVHFMPFEDKFIWGVTAAIIDLLCRHIDVN, encoded by the coding sequence ATGAATAAACACGAATTTACCTTACGCTATAATTTACATAACCTGCGTGCAACGATAACTTCTGCGCCCTTATCGTATCTTGGTCGCCAAGCAGCGGTGTTAATTGCAGTGATGGAAATAGAGCAACAACTGCATATTATTTTAACCCGCCGTCCAATGCATTTACGCCACCATCCTGGACAAATTAGTTTCCCAGGTGGCAAAGTGGAACCTGAGGATATTGATATGATCCATACCGCGCTGCGTGAGGCGCATGAGGAAATTGGTTTATTGGCAGATAATGTCGATATATTAGGAGTGTTCCCCGCTCATAAAACCTTTACCGGCTTTGAAATCACCCCTGTTGTGGCCATGGTCAAACAGCCTTTTGAGTTGATGCTCGACCCCGGTGAAGTGGATGACTGCTTTTTAGTTCCCTTAAGTTTTTTTATTGAACGCAATAACCGCCATAATATGTTCCATTACCGCCATGGCGCACGGTATAAAGTGCACTTTATGCCATTTGAAGACAAATTTATTTGGGGGGTTACTGCCGCAATTATCGACTTATTGTGCCGACATATAGACGTTAATTAA
- the malQ gene encoding 4-alpha-glucanotransferase — MGLEKLLYLQGVGAEFIDCFGNLVHIPAKDRQGILTTMLLPSSFHEHDHLHGVNESALPPFNVDAFSQQQLSAQQIAARIEQLDVMPWLMPLHGFQWCGVDKPHVDIYLPERYPFTFIITIRGENIDTICISANVNDAVITGEYHINDQRYCQYRLLLNQPNQPLGYYHVSVDFVSDPAKTATLHGQLMVAPSMAYQGRLTQTLTANKQSWGLNAQLYALRNDEQWGIGDFGNLAELIDYAAHGGADFILLNPLHALDISQPDNPSPYSPTDRRRLNPLYIQIEAVYEYNALNEELLSQKWQQKRQVLNQAHLINYDEVQQLKYAAFEKLYQIFCSDHVKHETPRFKDYLAFLEQDKIALMQFVAMELTLASKFFTQDAGFYLYLQFVANEQLQACQLNAKQCGMSIGLIRDLAVGAISHGAEVSANVDLFCDNASIGAPPDPFAEQGQNWGLAPFDPVKLKQHNFSHFIQLVRSNMQSCGALRIDHVMGLLRLWWWPLQENLGHGSYVYYPLETLLAIVCLESQQARCIVIGEDLGIVPPEIVSCLRDAGILSNELFYFCKQHQGFKSPKEHKRQSLMMLANHDVPTLFAWWSGADLRLRRQLELIETDGKLQQLLSQRQLEKQQLVDLLIREHVFELPAPTASVEQLDFDPILLAWISVAAKSNAQLFSMQLSDLVADKHGVNIPGTWKEFPNWQRRLPLSIKQMSQSPKVQQRLEAIASARQSRSHSRSSTSAVNTPSSDKLGH; from the coding sequence ATGGGACTAGAGAAGTTGCTATATTTGCAAGGCGTAGGGGCAGAGTTTATCGATTGTTTTGGTAATCTTGTTCATATACCCGCTAAGGATAGGCAGGGCATTTTAACTACCATGCTGTTGCCGTCATCATTCCATGAGCACGATCATCTTCACGGTGTGAATGAGTCAGCGTTGCCGCCATTTAATGTAGATGCTTTTTCGCAACAACAATTATCAGCGCAACAGATAGCGGCAAGAATAGAGCAACTTGATGTTATGCCTTGGTTGATGCCGCTGCATGGGTTTCAATGGTGTGGCGTTGATAAACCTCATGTCGATATCTATTTACCAGAGCGCTATCCCTTTACTTTTATAATCACCATTCGCGGTGAAAATATTGACACTATTTGCATCAGCGCAAATGTTAATGATGCAGTTATTACTGGTGAATATCATATTAACGACCAGCGTTATTGCCAATATCGATTATTACTGAATCAACCAAACCAGCCGTTAGGTTATTACCACGTTAGCGTAGATTTTGTTAGTGACCCAGCCAAAACTGCAACGTTACATGGCCAATTGATGGTGGCACCATCGATGGCTTATCAGGGCCGTTTAACGCAGACGCTAACCGCCAATAAACAATCTTGGGGACTCAATGCCCAGCTATATGCATTACGCAATGATGAACAGTGGGGTATCGGTGATTTTGGTAATTTAGCTGAACTGATTGATTATGCTGCCCACGGTGGAGCTGATTTTATTTTACTTAATCCGTTACATGCTTTAGACATCAGCCAGCCAGATAATCCCAGTCCTTACAGCCCAACAGATCGCCGTCGATTAAATCCGTTATACATTCAAATTGAAGCGGTTTATGAATATAACGCGCTTAATGAAGAGTTATTATCTCAAAAATGGCAACAAAAAAGGCAGGTGCTTAATCAAGCCCATTTAATTAACTATGATGAAGTTCAGCAATTAAAATATGCTGCATTTGAAAAGTTGTATCAAATATTTTGCTCGGACCACGTGAAGCATGAAACGCCTAGGTTTAAGGATTACTTAGCATTTTTAGAACAAGATAAGATTGCGTTAATGCAGTTTGTGGCGATGGAGTTAACATTAGCCTCAAAATTTTTCACTCAAGATGCAGGCTTTTATTTATACCTGCAGTTTGTGGCTAATGAGCAATTACAAGCTTGTCAGCTTAATGCGAAACAATGCGGCATGAGTATTGGGCTTATTCGTGATTTAGCCGTAGGTGCAATTAGTCATGGGGCTGAAGTGAGTGCCAATGTTGATTTGTTTTGTGATAACGCCAGTATCGGCGCACCGCCAGACCCATTTGCAGAGCAAGGCCAAAATTGGGGCTTAGCCCCATTCGATCCGGTTAAATTAAAGCAACATAATTTTAGCCACTTCATCCAATTGGTTCGCAGTAATATGCAAAGTTGTGGTGCCTTGAGAATCGATCACGTTATGGGTTTACTGCGTTTATGGTGGTGGCCGTTGCAAGAAAATCTGGGCCATGGCAGTTATGTGTATTACCCGCTTGAAACCTTATTAGCGATTGTTTGTTTAGAAAGCCAGCAGGCGCGCTGCATTGTTATCGGTGAAGACCTAGGTATAGTGCCACCCGAAATTGTCTCTTGTTTACGCGACGCCGGTATTTTATCTAATGAGTTATTCTATTTCTGTAAACAACATCAAGGTTTTAAGTCACCAAAAGAGCATAAGCGCCAAAGCTTGATGATGCTGGCTAACCATGATGTACCAACACTGTTTGCGTGGTGGTCTGGGGCCGATTTACGCCTACGCCGTCAGCTTGAGCTGATTGAAACTGATGGCAAATTACAGCAGCTTTTATCCCAGCGTCAGCTGGAAAAACAACAATTAGTTGACTTACTTATCCGTGAACATGTATTTGAGCTGCCGGCTCCTACTGCCTCTGTTGAACAATTGGATTTTGACCCTATTTTACTGGCTTGGATAAGTGTTGCCGCTAAAAGCAATGCGCAATTGTTCAGTATGCAATTAAGTGATTTAGTGGCCGATAAACACGGGGTTAATATTCCTGGTACCTGGAAAGAGTTTCCTAATTGGCAACGCCGCTTACCGCTTTCTATTAAGCAGATGTCCCAAAGCCCTAAGGTGCAACAACGTCTTGAAGCGATAGCGTCAGCTCGACAATCTCGCAGCCATTCCCGTAGCAGCACTAGTGCTGTAAACACCCCTTCATCCGATAAACTCGGCCATTAA